A portion of the Deinococcus peraridilitoris DSM 19664 genome contains these proteins:
- a CDS encoding chemotaxis protein CheB, translating to MTRLPLVVIGTSAGGVAALKHLVSQLPPDFPAALGIVLHISADAPSLLPEILSRCGPLPAQQPQGRERLQAGRIYLAPPDHHLHVDGDHVEATKGPTENRHRPAVDVLFRSAAYTRGSDVIGVILTGLLSDGTSGFWAIRQRGGITVVQDPQDAEYDSMPRSALSHVDVQHVVPLQELAALLVSLVTQDRREEEVQAMDEQELRRLQVETKVARDERAYQRGVLDLGQASFISCPECHGTMVELREGSIIRFRCHTGHAFNSDSLLSALSKNSETQAYQLLRSLEETEVLLRRLARHSQELGDERRAQVLLGPIDELEAWGQGARDLALSNRRLSETGLLQGENDATVTKNGD from the coding sequence ATGACCCGTCTCCCACTTGTCGTCATCGGCACGTCCGCAGGCGGAGTGGCCGCCCTGAAGCACCTCGTGAGTCAGCTGCCGCCGGACTTCCCCGCTGCCCTCGGCATCGTGCTCCACATTTCAGCGGACGCGCCGTCCCTTCTTCCCGAGATTCTCAGCCGCTGCGGGCCGCTGCCCGCCCAGCAGCCTCAGGGCCGCGAACGCCTTCAGGCCGGCCGCATCTACCTCGCGCCACCCGACCATCACCTGCACGTGGACGGCGATCACGTAGAAGCGACCAAAGGCCCCACGGAGAACCGCCACCGGCCTGCTGTGGACGTGCTGTTCCGCTCCGCTGCGTACACGCGGGGAAGCGACGTGATCGGCGTCATTCTCACCGGGCTGCTGAGCGACGGCACGTCCGGCTTCTGGGCCATCCGTCAACGCGGGGGCATCACGGTGGTACAAGACCCCCAGGACGCCGAGTACGACTCCATGCCCCGAAGCGCCTTGTCACATGTGGACGTGCAACACGTCGTGCCGCTGCAGGAACTCGCGGCGCTGCTGGTGAGCCTCGTCACGCAGGACCGGCGGGAAGAGGAAGTGCAAGCGATGGATGAACAGGAACTGCGGCGCCTGCAGGTAGAGACCAAGGTGGCGCGGGATGAACGCGCGTACCAGCGGGGTGTCCTCGACCTCGGACAGGCGTCGTTCATCTCGTGTCCGGAGTGCCACGGGACGATGGTGGAGCTGCGTGAAGGCAGCATTATCCGCTTTCGCTGCCACACCGGGCACGCGTTCAACTCCGACAGCCTGCTGAGCGCTTTGTCGAAGAACAGCGAGACGCAGGCGTATCAGTTGTTGCGCTCGCTGGAAGAGACCGAGGTGTTGTTGCGCCGCCTCGCGCGGCACTCCCAGGAACTGGGGGACGAGCGCCGCGCGCAGGTGCTCCTCGGTCCGATTGACGAGTTGGAAGCATGGGGCCAAGGCGCGCGTGACTTGGCGCTGAGCAACCGTCGCTTGAGCGAAACGGGCCTCCTGCAAGGTGAGAACGACGCAACGGTGACAAAGAATGGGGATTGA
- a CDS encoding tyrosine-type recombinase/integrase, with the protein MGYTVDPTTGKKKRQELSGVANSKREAQKALRDRLTDRDRGLLASADSITVADFAERWLSRQTQARARSVALYRQELGYALALIGSMKVKDVRARHLKDALTVLSKQEMTKDKGVGLGKGQSMSGRTLAKVATRLRTVFREAVQDQIIYANPMDGVKTPKTQATERTGRVLDFEQIARLHEVGAALHAARLARLWPALFTAVSVGMRRGEVMGLTWDNVDLERGVLKVRQQMVIVEREAKGGGKKSEVLLADLKTTYSRRDIPMPASLTAALKAHRELQAWEHEVMGETWRDTGAVFATEEGEFTHLDNLNRALAVLLEWSDPETFEERAKYVRKIVEPDKLAHLEAVVRSGKKLPMISPHDLRHTYATLALRRKVPVKVVSKILGHARVPITLDVYRHVLDNEKREQTVDLFAEPLTIRASSQGLTN; encoded by the coding sequence ATGGGCTACACGGTGGACCCCACGACCGGGAAGAAGAAGCGCCAGGAGCTATCTGGTGTAGCGAACAGCAAAAGAGAAGCGCAGAAGGCATTGCGTGATCGGCTGACTGACCGGGATCGTGGCCTGCTCGCCTCCGCCGACAGCATCACTGTCGCGGACTTCGCGGAGCGCTGGCTGAGCCGTCAGACTCAAGCCCGAGCGCGAAGCGTGGCGCTCTACCGACAGGAGTTGGGGTACGCGCTGGCCCTCATCGGTTCCATGAAGGTAAAGGACGTGCGCGCTCGACACCTGAAAGATGCGCTTACGGTGCTCTCAAAACAGGAGATGACGAAAGACAAAGGCGTGGGTCTCGGCAAAGGCCAGTCGATGAGCGGTCGGACGCTCGCTAAGGTCGCTACTCGATTACGCACCGTGTTTCGAGAGGCTGTACAGGATCAAATCATCTACGCGAATCCGATGGACGGTGTGAAGACGCCCAAGACACAGGCAACCGAGCGTACTGGCCGAGTGCTGGACTTCGAGCAAATCGCGCGTCTCCACGAGGTCGGCGCGGCGTTGCATGCAGCAAGGCTTGCGCGTCTCTGGCCTGCACTCTTCACGGCGGTCAGCGTCGGGATGAGGCGCGGCGAGGTGATGGGACTCACCTGGGACAACGTTGACCTTGAGCGTGGTGTGCTGAAGGTCCGTCAGCAAATGGTGATTGTGGAACGCGAGGCGAAAGGTGGAGGAAAGAAGAGCGAGGTGCTGCTCGCTGACCTCAAGACCACGTACTCCCGGCGTGACATTCCTATGCCTGCGAGTCTGACGGCGGCGCTCAAGGCACATAGAGAGCTCCAAGCGTGGGAGCACGAGGTGATGGGGGAAACCTGGCGTGACACCGGCGCAGTCTTCGCCACCGAGGAAGGCGAGTTCACCCACCTGGACAATTTGAACCGCGCCTTAGCCGTGCTGCTTGAATGGAGTGACCCTGAAACGTTTGAGGAGCGCGCCAAGTACGTGCGGAAGATCGTGGAGCCTGACAAGCTGGCGCACCTTGAGGCGGTCGTGCGGAGCGGCAAGAAGCTGCCTATGATCTCACCGCATGACCTCAGGCACACTTACGCGACCCTCGCGCTGCGGCGCAAGGTGCCAGTGAAAGTCGTGAGTAAAATCCTCGGCCATGCGCGGGTCCCGATCACGCTGGACGTATACCGGCATGTTCTGGACAACGAGAAGCGGGAGCAGACGGTGGACTTGTTCGCAGAGCCGCTAACAATACGAGCCTCTTCCCAAGGACTAACGAATTGA
- a CDS encoding S8 family peptidase, whose protein sequence is MPTRLSQIALLTFTLTACGTTQTSPTAPPTTSPGSISGVVTLTSAANIAAHPTPQALDLTQVIPGEFIIRIRNSGGSAPASINVEGYTLHAQRELTLDDTWLFSSPTASIERTEAILASLRARPDVLFADPNVRVSLTATPNDTYYKNQWHYPAINLPQAWDITTGTSTTVAVIDTGILYSDTTSGKRHPDLVNKVLPGYDFISDTTTANDGDGRDADAYDSGDETSGQSSYHGSHVAGTIAAATNNSKGVAGVSWNAKILPVRVLGVNGGDMTDVIDGILWSVGKAVKDVPANPNPAAIINLSLGATGSCPTSLQAALDAVNSTGAISVVAAGNENTDASKVFPANCKNVLTVGATNASTSRASYSNYGSPIDVMAPGGESTKGILSTWYDDTNKTYAYAAMAGTSMATPHVAGLVSLLKAQRPALTLADAEEVLRATATPLTATACNRPSGSDCGAGLVDAAKALTAAESTPTPPTTTAAKTFVQAVYMNGTSPDPVRSKILDLGTVSSSTPYVVPELPAGRYAVNVFTDLNGNAQLDAGEPNAKYPDLVTVESGQQEQGIDLSL, encoded by the coding sequence ATGCCTACCCGCCTGAGCCAAATCGCTCTCCTGACCTTCACCCTCACCGCTTGCGGCACCACCCAGACCAGCCCAACAGCCCCTCCAACCACCAGCCCAGGCAGTATCTCCGGCGTGGTCACCCTCACCAGTGCGGCCAACATTGCCGCTCACCCCACGCCACAAGCGCTCGACCTCACCCAAGTCATCCCCGGTGAGTTCATCATCCGCATCCGGAACTCCGGTGGCTCTGCACCAGCGTCCATCAACGTCGAAGGCTACACCCTCCACGCTCAACGTGAGCTCACGCTGGATGACACCTGGCTGTTCAGCTCGCCCACCGCCAGCATCGAGCGCACCGAGGCGATCCTGGCGTCCCTGCGCGCCCGACCCGACGTGCTCTTCGCCGACCCGAACGTCCGGGTCAGCCTCACGGCGACGCCCAACGACACGTACTACAAAAACCAGTGGCATTACCCCGCCATCAACCTCCCACAGGCCTGGGACATCACCACCGGCACCAGCACCACCGTCGCCGTGATCGACACCGGCATCCTGTACAGCGACACCACGAGCGGCAAACGTCATCCCGATCTGGTCAACAAGGTCCTGCCCGGCTACGACTTCATCAGCGACACCACCACCGCCAACGACGGTGATGGACGCGACGCGGACGCGTACGACAGCGGTGACGAAACCAGTGGCCAATCCTCCTACCACGGCAGTCACGTGGCCGGCACCATCGCCGCTGCGACGAACAACAGCAAAGGCGTCGCGGGAGTGAGCTGGAACGCCAAGATCCTGCCCGTCCGCGTGTTGGGCGTGAATGGCGGGGACATGACGGACGTCATTGACGGCATCCTCTGGTCCGTCGGAAAGGCGGTGAAGGACGTCCCGGCCAACCCCAACCCGGCGGCCATCATCAATCTCAGCCTGGGCGCTACCGGCAGCTGCCCCACCTCCCTGCAAGCCGCCCTTGACGCCGTGAACAGCACTGGCGCTATTTCCGTCGTTGCCGCTGGAAATGAGAACACAGACGCCTCGAAGGTGTTCCCTGCCAACTGCAAGAACGTCCTGACCGTCGGTGCCACCAACGCCAGCACCAGCCGCGCCAGTTACTCCAATTACGGCAGCCCCATTGATGTGATGGCCCCCGGCGGCGAATCCACCAAGGGTATTCTCAGCACCTGGTACGATGACACCAACAAGACCTACGCCTACGCCGCCATGGCGGGCACGAGCATGGCCACTCCACACGTCGCCGGGCTGGTGTCCTTGCTGAAGGCACAGCGACCGGCGCTGACCCTGGCGGACGCGGAAGAAGTGCTGCGAGCCACCGCCACTCCACTGACCGCGACGGCCTGCAACCGCCCATCGGGTTCAGACTGCGGCGCGGGGCTGGTGGACGCCGCCAAAGCGTTGACGGCGGCTGAGTCCACACCAACACCCCCCACCACGACCGCAGCAAAAACCTTCGTGCAAGCGGTGTACATGAACGGCACTTCGCCTGATCCTGTGCGGTCGAAGATCCTGGATCTGGGTACGGTCAGCAGCAGCACTCCGTATGTTGTGCCGGAACTGCCAGCCGGTCGGTACGCCGTGAATGTATTCACGGACCTCAACGGCAATGCTCAGCTGGACGCTGGAGAACCCAATGCGAAGTACCCGGATCTGGTGACTGTCGAATCCGGGCAGCAGGAGCAAGGCATCGACCTGAGCTTGTAA
- a CDS encoding response regulator: protein MILLDVDMPRINGFELLARLKADPVMRRVPVVMLSTSQDERDIDRTYDLGANAYVTKPVDLPQFLALVAELLKFWLKLAALPTRPEA from the coding sequence TTGATTTTGCTGGACGTGGACATGCCCAGGATAAATGGCTTTGAGCTGCTCGCGCGGCTCAAGGCCGATCCGGTGATGCGGCGCGTACCAGTTGTGATGCTGTCGACATCACAGGATGAGCGGGACATCGACCGCACTTATGATTTGGGAGCGAACGCTTATGTCACGAAGCCAGTGGATCTCCCTCAGTTCCTGGCGCTCGTGGCTGAGCTGCTCAAATTCTGGCTGAAGCTCGCCGCCCTCCCGACCCGCCCGGAAGCTTAA
- the bluB gene encoding 5,6-dimethylbenzimidazole synthase codes for MPRPPDFSVEERRGVYRAISERRDVRSQFMPDPIPAPILRRLLQAAHHAPSVGFMQPWDFILIDDLHVRQRVKRLYEQENERAAQHYQGEQAELYRRLKLEGILESPLNIVVTCSRSRGGPHVLGRNTVLDADLFSACLAVQNLWLAARAEGIGVGWVSILDERCLADVLHLPADVYPLAYLCVGYVSEFLTEPELQTRGWRSRLPLEDLLHHNFWGESDNIGALIDQQVK; via the coding sequence ATGCCCCGACCGCCCGATTTCAGCGTCGAGGAGCGTCGCGGCGTCTACCGAGCCATTTCAGAGCGGCGTGACGTGCGCTCGCAATTCATGCCAGATCCCATTCCCGCACCGATCCTCCGGCGCCTGCTGCAAGCCGCACATCACGCTCCCTCAGTTGGATTCATGCAGCCCTGGGACTTCATCCTGATTGATGACCTGCACGTCAGGCAGCGCGTGAAGCGGCTCTATGAACAGGAAAACGAGCGGGCTGCGCAGCACTATCAGGGCGAACAGGCCGAACTGTACCGTCGCCTGAAGTTGGAAGGCATCCTGGAAAGCCCGCTGAACATTGTCGTGACCTGCTCCAGGTCGCGTGGCGGTCCGCACGTCCTGGGAAGAAACACGGTCCTGGACGCCGATTTGTTCAGCGCCTGCCTGGCCGTGCAGAATTTATGGCTCGCCGCTCGCGCGGAAGGCATCGGGGTCGGCTGGGTCAGCATTCTGGATGAGCGATGCCTTGCTGACGTCTTGCACTTGCCCGCAGACGTGTACCCACTCGCCTATCTGTGTGTCGGGTACGTCAGCGAATTTTTGACCGAACCGGAACTTCAGACACGTGGTTGGCGCTCCCGGCTCCCTCTGGAGGACCTGCTGCACCATAACTTCTGGGGTGAGTCCGACAATATCGGGGCATTGATCGATCAGCAGGTGAAGTGA
- a CDS encoding response regulator: MRNSRSSVYNRLPQVLLVEDNPTDVSLVQEAFGQVDRRHDLHIVADGAAALDYLTRRGGFERAPRPDLIVLDLGLPKCGGFEVLERVKGDPLMRSIPVVILTQSKEQGDVWRSYHQHANAYMVKPERVADFLVALRRLAQFYLGDVLLPPHEPVTH, from the coding sequence ATGCGTAATTCCAGGTCTTCTGTTTACAATCGCCTTCCCCAGGTTCTGCTGGTCGAGGACAACCCGACTGACGTCAGCCTGGTCCAGGAAGCTTTCGGACAAGTCGACCGGCGCCACGACCTGCACATCGTCGCGGATGGCGCGGCCGCACTGGATTATCTGACGCGGCGCGGTGGGTTTGAGCGGGCACCCCGACCGGACCTGATCGTGCTGGACCTCGGGTTGCCAAAATGTGGCGGATTCGAGGTGCTCGAACGCGTCAAGGGCGATCCGCTGATGAGAAGCATCCCGGTGGTGATCCTGACGCAGTCCAAAGAGCAGGGGGACGTGTGGCGCAGCTACCATCAGCACGCCAACGCCTACATGGTGAAACCCGAGCGGGTTGCCGACTTTCTCGTGGCCCTGCGTCGCCTCGCGCAGTTTTACCTGGGCGACGTGCTGCTTCCGCCGCACGAGCCCGTGACCCACTGA